The candidate division KSB1 bacterium genome contains the following window.
AGTATATGGATTGGTCATTTGAGATGCAAGAACTTTTTCCGGATTTTTGATGGATGGTTAGATTTTTAGTTTAAGGTGAATAACAATATAAGGTTTTGCTTTAAGTTAGCCAGCCTGAGCCATTAGCTTTTAGCTGTTGGCCTTTAGCTTGCCGATGAGATTGTTTATTATTTTTTGTTCTAAGTTAAGCCGATCCATAATCAGGTCGGGACACCAATAGCTAACAGCCAAATGCCAATAGCTAAACAGTTATCAAAAATAATAACGTCAACTCACACTCCAATAACCTTGAAAACCATAATCTCATTTTGTATATAATAACCTAACCATTAGTACCTGTTGGATTTTTAGTTTGTAATTCACAAAAGCTTTCTCAATGTCTGCAAACAAAAAGAGACAATAATGGAAATTGAAGGTTCGTCAAAAGACTATAAAAACAAAGCCTTAACCCGGAAAGATCTTGATCCCGATCCGGTTAAACAGTTTGAGAAATGGTTTAAAGAAGCGGGTGAAACTGAAATCGAGTTTCCCAATGCAATGAGTCTTGCTACGGCTTCTATTCAGGGAGTGCCGACCATAAGAACGGTATTATTGAAGATGTTCGATGCAAACGGCTTCGTCTTTTTTACCAATTATGAAAGCAAAAAAGCCAAACAGATCCGTGAGAATCCCAATGTTGCCATTCTCTTTTTATGGGAAGCTCTCGGGCGGCAAGTGACCATAACCGGTAGCGCTGCAAAGATATCTACAGCCGAATCATTCAAGTATTTTTCATCCCGCGACAAGGGAAGCCAACTTGGGGCGTGGATTTCTCAGCAAAGTTCGGTCATTTCATCGCGGCAATTCCTTGAGATGAAATTTCAAGAAATAAAGCGAAAGTTTTCTGACGGTGTGATTCCTCTCCCCAGCTTTTGGGGTGGTTATCGAATTGTTCCAAAGACATTTGAATTCTGGCAAGGTCGTTCGGATCGCCTGCACGATCGATTTCTTTACAGTGCGTTGGACGAAAATAACTGGAAGATCGAACGGCTTTCGCCCTGAACCGATTTGAACGCACTTTCGGTTCAGGCTGCTGAGGCCTGAGTTGGAATCGGCAATCTGGCGTGTGTCTTCTTCCATCTGGCGTTTTTCCAGGCGCCTGTCCAGCAATGGCGCCGGTCCTTTCACAAAATAAATAACAAGGACACCTAAAAAAGGGACCGGATATCTTACGAACAGCAAAAGTAGCAACGTTGCTGGAATAGCACCCACCTGATACAGGCCCAAGGCCAGAAAGGTGAGAAGCGCAAGATCAGCCAGCGTGTCAAGCATGCGGCCCAATCGCGTACAGAGTTGTTGACGTCGTGCTAGCCACCCGTCGAGTAAATCGGTCGAGGACAGGCCAACGATAAAAATTGCGAACACTGGTCCGATTACCGGATTTACCGGGATTTGCAGGCACGGCCAGACGACCAGCGGTGCAAGACTGAGGCGCAGGAAACTCATCCCATTCGGCAGCAACAGATTTGAGTGTGGACGCACCTGA
Protein-coding sequences here:
- the pdxH gene encoding pyridoxamine 5'-phosphate oxidase, encoding MEIEGSSKDYKNKALTRKDLDPDPVKQFEKWFKEAGETEIEFPNAMSLATASIQGVPTIRTVLLKMFDANGFVFFTNYESKKAKQIRENPNVAILFLWEALGRQVTITGSAAKISTAESFKYFSSRDKGSQLGAWISQQSSVISSRQFLEMKFQEIKRKFSDGVIPLPSFWGGYRIVPKTFEFWQGRSDRLHDRFLYSALDENNWKIERLSP